The following are encoded in a window of Rissa tridactyla isolate bRisTri1 chromosome 3, bRisTri1.patW.cur.20221130, whole genome shotgun sequence genomic DNA:
- the LOC128907748 gene encoding uncharacterized protein LOC128907748 isoform X2, with amino-acid sequence MSGSTARKVQPFTISTKLSLPKCAADFPGDACPGIALASALDNHRGLRRSLNERISLYLAQARASPAAPESQPRSPSPGEDGGTDDERLNRNSLARSIKKITLSNWHGEAGPGDAGGPGDPARTGGERNHNNNNSRTGKAQFKVFLRKDVDVENEQQEARSPRASGFCSPVDRGSPFYVLAGPPASSPRKESPKGKEPVVALRCSGRNGAGMAPLLDPSPLVAQFNREMLQAEGWVRGKLRDMKDGCDLQDWEEVAQTLQRDMKDFENTLIKLNQMGEQLIWRASPSAEGVRRQLLALRDQWQLLKQTAASQSKALGGLRSLQDFNRKAERLEAWIRHKEEKPSLAALLQESPDKIQLTRRILDLKQEEQQFQSLHEELNSLAQKLEKQGKSESRSISARRKHLNKTWLRLQGTLKEHHEALQLALEVAACLQQADALLGAIHAKRSICGVGKPGEGEPCRDRDVRDIASQVMMLDVTVSQLLSLQPSLAAQVTPKHRDVKESWAQLQQALRTEKAPLLVSNSPRGEAMAPTTEPRGDDSSRGAMGKEAGDKRTRGPGSTVPKDVPGKTAEHTRGEESSPGSPAMGQPPHGGDIKRRRREAEAEWGTQQLEGQVQDICQTVNVEEPVPAGHPGSPQVEVMLRELGELWEDLQRKHQENGAVLQEIDKALRLVGELDRAERWLQAVAGSLSEPATMRSPAELRQDLEETGQLERQLLLCGLKLQALREEAASESPDKHEGARKMQRKVEMVEEKLARVQAALRRRAADLRDSLVLSEFLQDLQEEEARSRQEPAAPGSGCCGSQGPFPLLSVKAGQPPSSEDMSQPLGELQEAVEMLNDAAKERERVMEVAAETESLERLVAEVSPCLEALRCRAQALARDTAQAESGFTAVKSEKDLQGLQDLLSQQQEMERAVSETLQGQLEELERAAAHLQELCPARMCPVSREVEGTLRAWSELRELLRETRARVQQAGRLRNFFKDYLAMISWTEDTRAQIFSESPSGHGLPEIPCEELERRIEGKLKEFEELAAAGQQLVSEEHYLSAMIKERLEELQSMLGWVLVRWRAQRHQRDVGSKQEDRKDPESPSGASLTGQDQRALCAQSQLESVRSPAAFMPCSLPKLVQGSEPQMPTGMAISPPASPLSDAPLGAERSWGEPSSSTPCSMEPPEEAVVWDPAETSTLLLPPRGPSGLGGTVNLILSIGKKGEKKKVQPVASGEWPGEEAPRTLPATKPSGCKTFWKRCQGLLGNTWGSLKRKRKPPRQPVEEVQVGAGKTSDAKRPPAAVRRPPASSIGTPAASHTLPKAGAGSLFNSLQRRERARAEQARLLTLQGIMGSSSLQPAPEEHHGPSNTWPQKCGRRKGGPGAAAATGPQLGELLLYVRNPLVRDIDAECGAATGDPRRPNPKTTCPHLSLGSVFSLELPRDVAVLGSHRGATALREEVEGQEQRQGRRLRPWEPTGTHRARWQEEVDVDGRIPQAPSEGLGTSPKGDRGTWFEEVSFNPSYSRQRAHRAGEEPWSPQHPGSAAEDLLDFRPSRPSRVGVPHERVSQEGEKLATRLGKDGSPSAASRARHHRGTRLELRPSSPTAIPGRAGAIPGTARTQRPAGSGQPGGSPTSPAAPTQLSVFEWALGSPQPPSPLPGTGEVCHPAHGQFEEEEEELQAIWDGAGKQQAPSPRAGSRAHRRPESGVGSLPSPDATAGGPLILSAANNVLVAKFTLPTAARLLHSPAGEKSPGVGHSGNGSPSGHGTSPRMEELVSAAPLDSPGARDRWRHGEEEREGSKVPPGKTEFQMMEGTLERKHVLQTGGRKANCRAWGLFHAVLMRQTLCFYQDRRDSLKSSVVALPLNLSGAVCTPDAEYTKKTNCFRLQLRDGSEYLLRAPSQPLMNEWVSKLQQNSGFPEVDYFQAAAQRVEGTGSARGKVPSPGSSHLQGHHQVVTAKSQEIVVLPRSNARLQRPLGSQDSPGDGAAAAAEDAHGAGHREQQWSPRGSPGLWDNSCQEDDFGLVANKRRSYSFTSATYQKITPVAVPKEPVEAGSSYSVTLYIGEQAAAVPRARCHSFVARPGSPRDTLGEKTPAPPRPKNKSVFKKFFGKKE; translated from the exons ATGTCGGGCAGCACGGCGAGGAAGGTGCAGCCCTTCACCATCAGCACCAAGCTCTCGCTGCCCAAGTGCGCCGCCGACTTCCCCGGGGACGCCTGCCCCGGCATCGCACTCGCCTCCGCTCTGGACAACCACCGCGGCCTCCGCCGCAGCCTCAACGAGCGCATCTCCCTCTACCTGGCCCAAGCCCgggccagccccgccgcccccgagagccagccccgcagccccagccccggcgagGATGGGGGGACCGACGACGAGCGGCTGAACCGCAACTCCCTAGCCCGCTCCATTAAGAAGATCACGCTGTCCAACTGGCACGGGGAGGCTGGCCCGGGAGATGCGGGGGGACCCGGGGACCCTGCCCGGACCGGCGGCGAGAGGAACcacaataacaacaacagcagGACAGGGAAAGCTCAGTTCAAG GTCTTCCTCAGGAAGGACGTGGATGTGGAGAATGAGCAGCAGGAGGCCAGGAGTCCCCGGGCCAGTGGTTTCTGCTCTCCGGTGGACAGAGGTTCCCCCTTCTATGTG ctgGCAGGTCCCCCGGCATCATCACCCCGGAAAGAGAGCCCCAAGGGCAAGGAGCCCGTGGTGGCACTGAGATGCAGTGGGCGAAACGGCGCGGGAATGGCCCCCCTCCTCGACCCGAGCCCCCTGGTAGCCCAGTTCAACCGGGAGATGCTGCAG GCGGAGGGCTGGGTGCGAGGCAAGCTGCGGGACATGAAGGACGGCTGCGACCTTCAGGACTGGGAGGAGGTGGCTCAGACCCTGCAGCGGGACATGAAGGATTTCGAGAACACCCTGATAAAGCTCAACCAG ATGGGCGAGCAGCTGATATGGCGGGCAAGCCCCAGTGCCGAGGGGGTGCGGAGGCAGCTGCTGGCCCTGCGGGACCAGTGGCAGCTCTTGAAGCAGACGGCTGCCAGCCAGAGCAAagccctgggggggctgcggAGCCTGCAGGACTTCAACAGGAAAGCTGAGCGGCTGGAGGCATGGATCAGGCACAAG GAGGAGAAGCCCTCCCTGGCAGCCCTCCTGCAGGAAAGCCCGGACAAGATCCAGCTCACCCGACGCATCCTTGACTTGAAGCAG gaggagcagcagtTCCAGAGTTTGCACGAGGAGCTGAACAGCCTGGCCCAGAAGCTGGAGAAACAAGGCAAAAGTGAGAGCAGGAGCATCTCAGCTCGGCGCAAGCACCTCAACAAAAC GTGGCTGCGGCTGCAGGGGACCCTGAAGGAGCACCATGAGGCACTGCAGCTGGCCCTGGAGGTGGCCGCCTGCCTCCAGCAAGCAGATGCCTTGCTTGGGGCCATCCATGCCAAG AGGAGCATCTGCGGTGTGGGGAAGCCAGGGGAGGGTGAGCCGTGCCGGGATCGGGATGTCAGGGACATAGCCAGCCAGGTGATG ATGCTGGACGTGACCGTGTCCCAGCTCCTCAgtctgcagcccagcctggcagcccaAGTCACCCCCAAGCACCGAGATGTCAAGGAGAGCTGGGCGCAGCTCCAGCAGGCGCTGAG GACAGAGAAGGCTCCGTTGCTGGTGAGCAATTCCCCGAGGGGTGAAGCCATGGCTCCGACCACTGAGCCCCGAGGAGATGATAGCAGCCGTGGGGCCATGGGGAAGGAAGCAGGAGACAAACGGACAAGAGGCCCTGGGAGCACG GTGCCAAAGGATGTGCCAGGGAAGACGGCGGAGCATACaagaggggaggagagcagccctggcTCTCCAGCAATGGGGCAGCCCCCTCATGGAGGGGACATCAAAAG gaggaggagagaggcagaggcTGAGTGGGGGACGCAGCAGCTGGAGGGCCAGGTGCAGGACATCTGCCAGACAGTGAACGTG GAGGAGCCGGTGCCGGCGGGGCACCCGGGGAGCCCGCAGGTGGAGGTCATGCTGCGGGAGCTGGGGGAGCTATGGGAGGACCTGCAGAGGAAACACCAGGAGAACGGCGCCGTGCTGCAGGAAATCGATAAG GCACTGAGGCTGGTGGGGGAGCTGGACCGGGCCGAACGGTGGCTTCAAGCTGTGGCGGGGTCACTCTCGGAGCCAGCCACCATGAGAAGCCCGGCAGAGCTGCGCCAGGACCTGGAGGAGACAGGCCAGCTGGagaggcagctcctgctgtgcgGCCTCAAGCTCCAGGCTCTGCGGGAGGAGGCGGCGAGTGAGTCGCCCGACAAGCACGAGGGGGCGAGGAAGATGCAGAGGAAGGTGGAGATGGTAGAGGAGAA GTTGGCACGTGTGCAGGCAGCCCTGCGGCGCCGGGCGGCAGACCTGCGTGATTCCCTGGTGCTGTCTGAGTTCCTACAGGACCTGCAAGAGGAGGAGGCGCGGAGCCGGCAGGAACCTGCAGCG CCAGGGAGCGGGTGTTGTGGCTCTCAGGGGCCTTTTCCCCTGCTCTCAGTCAAGGCTGGGCAGCCACCAAGCAGCGAGGACATGAGCCAACCCttgggagagctgcaggaggctgtggaGATGCTGAATGATGCAGCAAAGGAGCGGGAGCGAGTCATGGAGGTGGCGGCAGAGACAGAAAGCCTGGAGCGGCTG GTGGCAGAGGTGTCCCCGTGCCTGGAGGCCCTTCGATGCAGAGCACAGGCACTGGCTCGAGACACAGCCCAAGCAGAGAGCGGCTTCACTGCAGTGAAGAGCGAGAAGGacctccaggggctgcaggacttgctgagccagcagcaggagatggAG CGTGCGGTGTCGGAGACCCtgcaggggcagctggaggagctggagagggcgGCTGCCCACTTGCAAGAGCTCTGCCCCGCTAGGATGTGCCCCGTTAGCCGGGAGGTGGAGGGGACACTGCGGGCCTGGTCAGAGCTGCGGGAGCTGCTGCGGGAGACCCGGGCCCGCGTACAGCAGGCTGGCCGGCTGCGGAACTTCTTCAAGGATTACTTAGCCATGAT CTCCTGGACGGAGGACACGCGGGCTCAGATCTTCTCCGAAAGCCCGAGTGGCCACGGCCTCCCGGAAATTCCatgtgaggagctggagaggaggatCGAAGGGAAGCTCAAGGAGTTTGAGGAACTGGCGGCAGCGGGGCAGCAGCTGGTGTCTGAGGAGCATTACCTGAGTGCAATG ATAAAGGAACGCTTGGAGGAGCTGCAGAGCatgctgggctgggtgctggtGCGCTGGCGAGCACAGAGGCACCAGCGGGACGTGGGGAGCAAGCAGGAGGACAGAAAGGACCCAGAGAGCCCCTCAGGCGCATCCCTCACCGGCCAA GATCAGCGTGCCTTGTGTGCTCAGTCCCAGCTGGAGAGCGTCCGCAGCCCAGCAGCGTTcatgccctgctccctccccaagCTCGTGCAAGGATCAGAGCCACAGATGCCGACGGGAATGGCCATCTCCCCACCAGCATCACCCCTCTCGGATGCCCCATTGGGAGCAGAACGGAGCTGGGGGGAGCCCAGCAGCTCAACACCCTGCAGCATGGAACCCCCTGAGGAGGCTGTTGTCTGGGATCCTGCTGAGACCTCcacgctgctgctgccaccacggGGCCCCAGCGGGCTGGGGGGGACGGTCAACCTCATCCTCAGCATTGGCAAGAAGGGCGAGAAGAAGAAGGTGCAGCCGGTGGCCAGCGGCGAGTGGCCAGGGGAGGAGGCACCGCGGACG CTCCCTGCCACTAAACCCTCAGGCTGTAAAACCTTTTGGAAGCGTTGCCAGGGGCTTTTAGGAAACACTTGGGGTAGTTTAAAGCGAAAGAGAAAGCCGCCTCGCCAGCCGGTGGAAGAG GTGCAGGTGGGGGCCGGGAAAACCTCCGACGCCAAGCGGCCACCTGCTGCCGTCCGCCGCCCTCCGGCATCCAGCATTGGGACGCCGGCCGCCTCCCACACCCTGCCCAAAGCCGGGGCCGGCTCCCTTTTCAACAGCCTGCAGCGGCGGGAGCGGGCACGGGCCGAGCAGGCCCGGCTGCTGACACTGCAGGGCATCATGggctccagctccctgcagcctgcGCCTGAGGAGCACCACGGTCCCAGCAACACATGGCCTCAGAAATGCGGccggaggaagggggggccgggggcggccgccgccacTGGACCCCAGCTCGGGGAGCTGCTGCTCTACGTCAGGAACCCGCTGGTGCGGGACATTGATGCCGAGTGCGGGGCAGCCACCGGGGACCCCCGCCGACCCAACCCAAAAACCACGTGTCCCCATCTGTCCCTGGGCTCCGTGTTCAGTCTGGAGCTGCCCCGGGACGTGGCGGTCCTGGGGAGCCACCGAGGGGCCACGGCACTgcgggaggaggtggaggggcaggagcagaggcagggcaggaggtTGAGACCATGGGAGCCCACAGGCACACACAGGGCTCGATGGCAGGAGGAGGTGGATGTGGATGGACGCATTCCCCAGGCACCcagcgaggggctggggacaTCCCCCAAGGGCGACCGAGGAACGTGGTTCGAGGAAGTGAGCTTCAACCCCAGCTACAGCCGCCAAAGGGCACACCGTGCCGGGGAGGAGCCCTGGAGCCCGCAGCATCCCGGCAGCGCCGCTGAAGACCTCCTGGACTTCAGGCCGAGCCGGCCATCCCGTGTCGGCGTGCCACATGAGCGGGTCAGCCAGGAGGGGGAAAAGCTGGCCACCCGGCTGGGCAAGGATGGCAGCCCCAGCGCCGCCAGCAGGGCCAGGCATCACAGAGGCACTCGGCTGGAGCTCAGGCCATCGTCCCCCACCGCcatcccaggcagggcaggagccatCCCTGGCACTGCCCGCACACAGCGGCCAGCTGGCAGCGGCCAGCCTGGGGGGTCCCCAACTTCCCCTGCCGCCCCCACCCAGCTCTCTGTCTTCGAGTGGGCActggggtccccccagccccccagccccttgcCAGGCACTGGGGAGGTTTGCCACCCTGCCCACGGGCagtttgaagaagaggaggaggagctgcaggCCATCTGGGATGGGGCGGGCAAGCAGCAGGCACCTAGCCCACGGGCAGGCAGCCGTGCCCACCGCCGGCCAGAGAGCGGGGTAGGCAGCCTGCCCAGCCCTGATGCCACCGCCGGTGGGCCCCTCATCCTCTCAGCGGCCAAtaacgtgctggtggccaagttCACCCTTCCCACCGCCGCccggctcctccacagccctgcaggagAGAAGAGCCCCGGCGTGGGGCACAGTGGCAATGGCAGCCCCAGCGGGCACGGGACGTCCCCCCGCATGGAGGAGCTGGTGTCTGCAGCCCCATTGGACAGTCCGGGTGCCCGGGATCGGTGGAGGcatggggaagaggagagagagggcaGCAAG GTTCCTCCTGGTAAAACGGAGTTTCAGATGATGGAGGGGACGCTGGAAAGGAAGCATGTGTTGCAGACAGGAGGGAGGAAG GCCAACTGCCGGGCCTGGGGCCTTTTCCACGCTGTGCTGATGAGGCAGACATTGTGCTTCTACCAGGACCGTAGGGACAGTCTCAAG agctCCGTGGTGGCCCTTCCCCTGAATCTCTCCGGGGCAGTCTGCACCCCAGATGCTGAGTACACCAAGAAGACCAACTGCTTCAGGCTTCA GCTGCGGGATGGCTCCGAGTACCTCCTGAgggccccctcccagcccctcatGAACGAATGGGTCTCCAAGCTGCAGCAAAACTcag GTTTCCCCGAAGTGGATTACTTCCAGGCGGCAGCACAGCGTGTTGAGGGCACCGGCAGTGCTAGGGG CAAGGTCCCCAGCCCTGGAAGCTCCCACCTCCAGGGACATCATCAGGTCGTTACCGCCAAGAGCCAGGAGATCGTGGTGCTACCCCGCTCAAACGCCCGGCTGCAGCGGCCTCTGGGCAGCCAGGACAGCCCAGGCGATGGGGCTGCGGCAGCAGCAG AAGATGCTCATGGGGCCGGGCACAGGGAGCAGCAGTGGTCTCCCAGGGGGTCCCCTGGGCTGTGGGACAACAGCTGCCAAGAAGATGACTTCGGGCTGGTGGCCAACAAGAGGAGGTCCTACTCCTTCACCTCAG CCACCTACCAGAAGATCACGCCGGtggccgtgcccaaggagccggTGGAGGCTGGGAGCAGCTACTCAGTCACCCTCTACATCGGGGAGCAAGCGGCGGCTGTGCCACGGGCACGCTGCCACTCCTTCGTGGCCCGGCCGGGGAGCCCACGGGACACGCTGGGGGAGAAGACCCCCGCCCCCCCTCGCCCCAAGAACAAATCCGTCTTCAAGAAGTTCTTTGGGAAGAAGGAGTGA